In Magallana gigas chromosome 1, xbMagGiga1.1, whole genome shotgun sequence, the sequence gttattacGTTATTGTCACCATTTTCATATCTTTTGACTATTAGACTAATATACTTCTGAATGTAAACATTCGAAATATTAACATTATTctattatttttacttttgtttactCTAAAATATATCGATTTTGAAATGAAACATGACATGTTAAATTTTTGGAAGtcttatttattttgtgaattatCAACAGAATACTACGACTCTAAGGAGTGGAAAACTAACAATTGGACCGGTATTTGTGACACTCACCCCTAAAGCCATTTCTTCCTACGCAAGTGTTGATAAGATTTTCAGGACATCCAGATACATCGGTGTTtgttaaggtacttcactacaccaaaattttatttcatttttcattacaGTACCAATAGTTAGACAGATATCAAATATCCATGTGATGATAGTAATAtcttaagtattttaaaataatttttaaatgtcttttgtgattttcattttaaaaaatatttccagtACATAGTCAATAAAATAGAAGAAGTAATTGTTTCAAAAGATAGATCATTTCCAagacacttaaaaaaaaattcaacacctcatatcattcaaatatatttttattaaaattatttgtgtttttactCAAAACAATCAATGTTCGTATCTTCTTAATCTGTGAATGAATAATTtagaaattttgttaaaaatagtagaaaagtgtaacaaaatgaatacaatataaaaaaattgaatgaaaaatgttacaaatataattgaaataatttttcaaaaaataatatggtATGAAGGATCCACttgtaagagttatctttcctaaTTCTACTTTTTCATGTCTAAAACATACTATTTTCAATACTTTGTTTGAAATGATGTAAATTTGctgcattttttgtttaattattagaatataaataaaaagtatatgaCTGAAAACTACTGGTAATTGAATTTAGAAATTAAACCTTTTGATTGTAatagaaaatagaaaagaaaacaatatatatatatatagccttcacacattaaaagaaatttactTACATATTTCAGCAAGTACTCTTTGCAAACTATTGTACAATGAAGGATCAATAATATGagttaataaattattaaagaaaattttattctaaaaaaaaaaactcacatAAATTTACACACAAATGCATGCAATGGACAATACAACAGAAAAAAGGACAATGCAAAAGAAAAATAGGAATTATAATAAtactgatatatattttatatttaaaaagcttGCATGCAACAACATGTACTACAGACACAGACACAAAGAACACAAACAGTACACAACACATAATACTTACATGATGAACATCAAGTTGATACGCTATGGAAACACAAGCTTTTCAAACCAACATGATCGACATACTTACAAATAGTGTGTTTTTCCTCAACGATGTCactaaacatgttaaaatctgCAATCGTATGATACATCTAAAAATTTAtggaacaaattaaaaaatatttatacattaataaattctacatatattattaaaatcaatgttcaGAACAAGCCTTAACTATCAAAATAAGTTTAGCAAAAGTGATCATAAATTTTCCAActacagttttgttttttgttaccCTAACATTGCCCTGCTCGGTCTTTTCTCCTAAAACCATCTTTAAACCATCAGCACCACCCCTTTTAATAGCAAGTCTAAGATGGTCATAAGACAGTCCAGACAAggcaatttttttaagcatgtagGGAGATATGCATGAAGAGAGGGGAGCTAGTGTAGCAATCAATTCATTAGTTTTACTCTTGCTCTCAATGGAAGAAATAATAAAGTCTACACCAAAACTGTGCTTCAGCATAATTATCATATGAAACTTTACGATGTAGAACCAAAGATTGTAAGGCCTTAACATCCTCCAATGCTGAATGGGAATTGAAAGCCAGTCCCATAGTATCTTGTACCAGTGTCTGTAGTTTATAGTAGTGTTGTTCTGGCAATATTTCTCTAAAAACATGAAGACTGTCAACAAATCCAGCTATTATTGATTTTAGTCCACTCTCTGGATACTGCATATCAGATCTCATTAGAATTACAGAATCAAATACCTTTCCGTTATGACAAACTAAGATAGGATTTGGAAAAATTTTCAGCCATACATTAAACTCTGTCAAACAAGTCTGAATGTCAACTGAGTTCACTTTGGTTTGTTGGTAAAACAATTGTCCACTGGCAACATGGAGACCTGTAACTGTGGTTGCTTTGGCAGAAATTGGGGATTTGGGAAGAACATACCTATTAAAGGTTTCTTCTTCAAATATGCAAGCAAGCTGTGTTATTTCTGCTGATGTAcctatgaaataaattaattacaatgaaGTATACGAGCTATGCTTccttgaattaaattttaacaataaataatgtataaaaagCAATGTTACTTAAAGCAAACTGTTCACATGTgctgataaaattttgttttactgtaagtgcccaataacaataaaatacatgtataattttaatgcAATGAACATATAATAATAAGTAAAATATGTCTGCATGATTCATTCATGAAATGTCATTTCCAgtgttaaaacaaataattgttcAAACCTAGTCCAGTTGTTTCCAGGTCAAAATAAAGAAGGTTTGAGTCTGTATGGGTAGGCACTGAAACAGGTTTGGAAGCAGGTGTGCATCTGGTATTTCTTCTATTACAGCATCAGCACAATACAATCCAACACCTGATTCATAGGTTGTTCCTTCTTTTATTTCTGAAGTTGATATctattgataaaattttacaatgtgaTTTAATTTGACATTGCTAATggattgtttgaaatataacaatgttaattgattgtaaaaagaaattaaatcttGACActtaacaagaaaaaataagaacaaTTCAACTTACTTGGCttgatttcaatttctttagTTCATGTCTTCGTCTCTTGCATTCAACAGTGCTTTGTCGcaatttttctttctctctctttcgaGAAACTCTCCTTTCATGTACATTTGTGTGCATCCCTGGCGAAAGCATCAAAGTATCGTAAAcctgatgaaaaataaaatgaaatatatagagagCAATAATTACATTTCATAAACATATTACATGCATACATTTCTTATTCTGTAACTAGctgttataatgatatatacTATAGTAATTATTCTATGTAACATCTGATATACCTTTCCAATTGTCAGATGTCCAATATTCTTATGTGCAACAGCAGCTGCTACTTTAAAGGATGTGCTCTCAGATCCACTGTAATATAATGCTTTGGGATTTTTGCAGGCCACTATTTTGTTGAAGTTTTCATTTGCCTGAGTGCTTCCAATATTGGAAATTTACTTGCATTTTTAGCTAAATCACTGAACAGATGCTGTAAATCTTTGAGTAAATCCACTCCAGAAAGATATTTTCCATATGGTAAATTTATGGGTTTATAATTTTCTGGGCCCTGTAGATATTTACATCacttttttcacatttcttGTGGTTTCCAAATACATGGAGAGGAATAGAGTCTAAATTTCTCTTTAAAGTGTCTGTGTCTATGTTGGATTTCACAgcatatgaaaaatatttaagtaaatGTTGTATGGATTTTGGACCTAGAAGAGGATACTTTTTCTCCTTCTTGATGTCATAGAGTTTACTtgccagaatttttttttgtatgattaAAATCCGAATTTTTTTGGATATTTGGATCAAAAGACATTTTTGCCTTGGCTAAGGTTGTTGAGTCATTATCCATTATAAGATGTTTTACATGGAAGTCACGCGATTTTAAGTCATGCAACATTTCTAAAGCCATATCTGGTTCCATTGTCTTTGAGGATTTTTCCCAATTTCTTCTACAATCATGTTTATTTACTTCTGCTGATACTGGTGCTTTATCACAGAATCtgtatttcaaagaaatcaatttaTCAGTACATGTTTTTATCTGATTACATCTAAattcaagagagagagagagagagagagagagagagagagagagaggggagaaGAGAGCACACTAAAAGCCCTACCTGCATTTCTTGCACCGAACAGCATATGAAAGAATTTTTCCTGTCTTCTCTCCAATCATACTCGCATGCCCTTAAAAAGCAACAGCACTTTGTCTTATTGCTATATTTCAATACCAGTAAGTCcaacagtatacatgtacatgtatttcctactTACAAGACTGTTTATTATCTCCCCTTAAGGGAActactttgttttaaatacaaaaactgCTATACTGTTAGGTTTTATGTAGCATTGGGATGCTTgattaattatacaaaatataaaaaatgaatgatggATGTTACCTGACAAACTTGCATAGTTTCGACCGCTACCTCTGGTCTGCCATCCAGCATCAAAGGACACGGAAAATTTTTCGGCATCCTGTGATCTATGTTGAAATTTgtatcaatttataaataatctTTAACCTATAAAGTCactgaaaaaatatcatatgttgaaataaatcagtaaaaaaacATTTCTACTGAACCTTTTTTTCTCCTCGGCAAGGGCTTCATTACAAGTCTCAATTGCAACAGCTTCAAAAATACTGCCAACCTCCCTTTCTCGTCTCTTAAAAGTTACAGAAGTTACAGTGGGAATATTCAAAGCAGCAAGGAAATTGTTAACGGTCATTTCTCCAAGTCCACAAAATACCACAGCtgcaatgaaaataacattttttttcaagatttgatattagaaattcattattaattttctttcatgttttataatttaacaattatcAATCAATAGAGTTAATATAGTACCTGCACCCAATTTTGTATTAATATCCCATGTATTTTGACCATATCGCTTGCCAGTAGGTACATTATTAACTTCATTGCAATGAATGCAGTGAATTTTGAGGAGGCTGcctataataaaagaaatgttcaaCAACTTGTGTATTTTGAAACTGTAAGTTATCTACCCTCTcttataattttaaagattgatatattttaaattaaatgatatattgtCATCTATTCAGATAATTATAAACAGGAGGAAAACTAATTAATGTCTTAAATACCTAGGCCATATCTGGTTTCTCCAACACAGGATGAAAGTTTTAGCTCTGTATAGCATTTACTGCAGCCTTCATCTAATTTTGCAGCCAAAACACTCACCTCTACAATCCTGCGACCTCCAAGAGCCCCCTCCTCTTCTTCCTCATCCTCGTCTTTTTCGCTTTCAATCTCTGATTGACATGCATCATAATTGTCATCAAAGCAATCATCTGCTatgatataaatcaatattcAGTCAGATCGAATTTCAGTTGgcaatttaattcatttttgtgTCTATCATAATACTCAGTAATTGCAAAAATCATGGTGCATTCAAAAGTAGTTAATTTACCTGGTGACAAAGACTGGTTATGTTCTTGTTGACCATCTACATCATCATGTAGTTCCAAGTATTTACGTTTTAGACCTAGATAGAATTTTAGcaaaatgtaaatttcatgGTTTTCTCTGAATGtatcaaatgttataataaacTAATGCAATGTTCTTTGTGcctataattatttaaaatttcaaacttattttatatacagatcATACCTCTGCTATAACAATGTTCTTTACTTATATTCTCAAGCTGTCCGTCCGTAATGTCACCTAAAGTTTGTAAACACACATTTCTGTTTGCCGACTCCGTGGGCGTGTCCATATTTCATTGCCGTCTTGTTGCTCTCAATgtaactttgtttttttttttcgtaatcaaAATCTCCCTTTCAAAAACGTTTTAAAGATTAAGATCTCTTTCAATAGTTTTCttcctcttttttaaaatagctGTACCTATACAATTCGTCCCCAACAAAAACAACCGTTCCCGGAAATACGTTCTACGAAGTGTATTTTTTTgtgtactgcgtcatcaaaaattgatgtaGTGCAAGACCGAAATGAACAAAAAGTCACTAAAGTTCAAGGTAGGTAAACATTTGTAGTtgaaaagattttcaattctttcgtttttgtttttttaatatatatcctGCAAAGCTGACTTAAAATTGGATAtggtgttttaaaaatattcctctCCAAAACCACTAAGTTTGACACAAAGCACCATTGGGGATGGgctttttagttttaaaaaaaaatgaaggggCTGTTTGTCTTTCTTTAGGTATATTGTTAAGAAAGAGGAAAGAATAAcggatttctttttttaacgtTTAAAAGTATTCGTCGTTAGAAACACTGAACGAATTTAAATATCATGCTAAGAAGAATGCTTTGTGTttgtttaaggtggctcactacaccgtggAATATCTTCtgaaatcagcagaaaattacttgattatgatagatatcataatggataagtcTTTAATGGATATGTAATGGATAAGTATTTAACTCTAATaagcaaaaaatgtgcaattttggaggaaaaattatattttacaaaaattaatttagttaaCATGAACAATAGCTCTAGGCGGACTCGAACTCActatctgcggttcagaagcccaatactttaaccaccaAGCTACGAAGATATACAGcccaatcgaacgatataaCCAGCttaacaaaacatatttatcgccatcttgtgacgtagagtcttaaaaagtataagtgtaggtgtagtgagTTACTTTAAATGAACGATGAGTTCTCCTTAAAGAGAAGAAATATTAAGAATGAATGAACATATGGTGTGAGAATTGAACAATAATCTCCTTCAGTAGCAAACGTCCCATATTACTACtaagtaactttttttttcaaatgataaattaaattgTGTTTAGATCATGATTAAAAGTGGCCAGTAAGGGTTCATGACTTGTTCAAAGTGCAGAAAAGAATAAAAGTAGAAAATGTCAATTGATAAATTCATCTTAAGATTCGAAaggttatttttgtaaaaaaataaaataaataaatgtacagtaTGTAAAGCTATAATATCAGGttacatgtttataaatttaGTATTTACACTTTTGGTTTGAATGAGGCGGGGTTTTCTTTGAGGGGCGAGGGGCAACTATAGGAATATAGTGTTTAAGTATTTTCCTGAAACTGACAGCTGTGGGTTGTGGGTTAGAATACAGGCAGCGATGGTcgtaataaatgaaaaataacagaGTAGAATTTGGAGATCAGGGAAAAAGAACGCGTAATTATGTAATAATGCCAGCTCTAAATGTAGTGATTGGTAACGTGTTCATTTAAGCCAAAAGTCGAATATAATGtatctttaaaaacttttacaaGATTTAGTTCATAAGAAAAAcaagttctttttatttttaggcatattttaatatttttttttcaacttaagTATTTATCCTTTAAGAATGATAAAAAGTGAATGAATTACATGCTAAATGTATGACATGATAAGTTATCTGTCTTGTAGCTTCAGATAGAGAATTTGTATCTTTATCGGATGTCCAACTCGAATCGTATTCTACATCCATTAAGCTTTCCTCTGAATCGACATCCGAGTTCTTGCTTATGCCAGTTGGTCAGGACAATATCAATTATTATCAGATATATCCCAGTTGTAACCTAGATGTCACCTCTACCAATGTTGGAGAGATAATAACTTACACCATTGTTGTATCAGGATGCGAATAGGAAACCAAACTGTGGCTTAGCGACCAAGCATGGAAAAATAGTGAACGGATAAAATCTACACATTATTTGACAATAGAGGAAAAAAAGGATTCCATGCTGGGAGGTGTAACGACCGTAAGCTTCAACAGATCCAAACTGACGAACGACAATGTAAAGTTGAAATTATCATATTACTTAGATGTTATGCCAAAGGATCCGCGTTCTCCTCGGCCTTGGTATAGATGGTCTTACAACATTATCTAAAATGTACTGGGCTGTTACAAGGGCTACCTCGAAGttgttttatcaaaacaaatcaTGAAAGTGTGATGTATGTTAATTCAAGGTTTTGACTGTTCGAAATATTCACATTGTACGCTTTTACGCTTTTACCCATAAAAGAGTTAATTTGATTAATGAAAGTTTATTCCGAATTTAATCCTACAGTTAGCTATATCTTCAAGAAACACTCAACAGAGCGACGTTCATATGCAGTTATATTTGTAGATAGTGTTCGATACTTGGAAAGAcaattcagattttattttcaactttCCCTACCATTTTTCGTGCATAGTTTTAGAGCTTCTTTGCGTTTTAAATTTCCATTTAATGTCATTTACCTGTCGATAATGTTAATATGTGTAAACATTAACGTGATTAATTATGTTTTGCCCTCAACCAGAAAataatagagaggttgagatttaaaacgtgtacgggtacgcgTACTTGTGTTAAAATTACACGTACACGTTCTTGTAATTTA encodes:
- the LOC136275822 gene encoding uncharacterized protein yields the protein MDTPTESANRNVCLQTLGDITDGQLENISKEHCYSRGLKRKYLELHDDVDGQQEHNQSLSPADDCFDDNYDACQSEIESEKDEDEEEEEGALGGRRIVEVSVLAAKLDEGCSKCYTELKLSSCVGETRYGLGI